A region of Anolis sagrei isolate rAnoSag1 chromosome 2, rAnoSag1.mat, whole genome shotgun sequence DNA encodes the following proteins:
- the LOC132767350 gene encoding cytochrome P450 1A1-like: MFFSTEVSFSEVTITLFVVAALFISIHMLMKTKRPQPPGPWSLPILGNLLQVEEHPYISFQHMRKKYGDVFQIKLGMVPVVVVNGLEAVKQVLLRDGESFAGRPDMHTFSFFADGDSMSFSVHYGESWKLQKKIAGRALRLLSKSEAKSSTCSCLLEEHVCDEASELVKTLLELSKNGGFDPAAVTTCTAANVVCALCFGKRYNHNDEEFLGVIKLNDDFVKASSAFNPADFIPCLRYLPLPAAKVARTFYRKLNEFVLACVEHHCSTYDKNYVRDITDALITVGNEKKEDGKTALSDKKIINTVNDIFGAGFSTITACLQWIYLYLISKPEIQTKIQEEIDEKIGLRPPRFDDRKDLHYTEAFINEIFRHCSFLPFTIPHCTTRDAVLNGYYIPQNTCIFINMYQVNHDEAVWEDPYSFKPERFLNESGELNKSLVEKVLIFGMGIRKCLGEELARNEVFVIVTTILQQLRLEKPPEDQLDLTPVYGLTMSPKPYRLQVALRT, encoded by the exons atgtttttttccacTGAAGTTTCTTTTTCAGAGGTCACCATCACCCTTTTTGTGGTGGCAGCTCTTTTTATTTCTATACATATGTTAATGAAGACCAAGCGGCCCCAACCACCAGGACCTTGGTCGTTACCAATTCTGGGGAATCTTCTCCAGGTTGAGGAGCATCCATACATTTCCTTTCAACACATGAGGAAGAAATACGGAGACGTGTTTCAGATAAAGCTCGGAATGGTCCCTGTTGTGGTGGTTAATGGTCTGGAGGCAGTAAAACAGGTGCTTTTGAGAGATGGGGAGAGTTTTGCCGGTCGACCGGATATGCACACTTTTTCATTTTTCGCCGATGGAGATAGCATGTCATTTTCAGTCCACTATGGGGAAAGTTGGAAGCTTCAgaagaaaattgctggaagagctTTGAGATTGCTTTCCAAATCTGAAGCCAAGTCTTCAACGTGCTCTTGCCTCCTTGAAGAGCATGTGTGCGATGAAGCTTCAGAACTGGTGAAAACGTTGCTGGAGCTCTCAAAGAATGGTGGCTTTGATCCTGCGGCTGTGACTACCTGTACGGCGGCGAATGTTGTTTGTGCCCTTTGCTTTGGCAAGAGGTACAATCATAATGACGAAGAATTTCTGGGTGTGATTAAGTTAAATGATGATTTTGTAAAAGCTTCAAGTGCTTTCAATCCTGCTGATTTTATACCCTGCCTACGTTACCTTCCACTGCCGGCTGCAAAAGTTGCTCGTACATTTTATAGAAAATTAAATGAATTTGTTTTGGCATGCGTAGAACACCATTGTAGCACATATGATAAG aacTATGTCCGAGACATCACTGATGCTCTGATTACTGTTGGCAATGAGAAAAAAGAGGATGGCAAAACTGCTTTGTcagataagaaaataataaatactgtCAATGACATCTTTGGAGCGG gTTTCAGTACCATAACGGCATGTTTGCAATGGATATATCTGTACTTGATAAGCAAACCAGAAATTCAAACTAAAATTCAGGAAGAAATTG ATGAAAAAATTGGACTAAGACCACCAAGGTTTGATGATCGAAAAGATCTGCATTATACAGAAGCTTTCATCAATGAAATTTTCAGGCACTGTTCCTTCTTGCCATTCACCATTCCTCACTG TACTACCAGAGATGCTGTTCTCAATGGGTACTATATTCCTCAAAACACTTGCATCTTCATTAATATGTATCAAGTCAATCATGATGA AGCTGTGTGGGAGGATCCATATTCATTTAAACCCGAGAGATTTCTAAATGAAAGTGGAGAACTCAATAAGAGCTTGGTGGAGAAGGTTTTGATCTTTGGAATGGGGATACGAAAATGTCTGGGAGAGGAACTAGCTCGCAATGAGGTTTTTGTTATCGTCACCACCATCTTGCAACAACTGAGACTGGAGAAACCTCCTGAAGATCAACTAGACCTGACTCCAGTGTATGGCCTCACCATGTCACCGAAACCATATCGACTTCAAGTAGCATTGCGCACTTAG